In Pyrus communis chromosome 11, drPyrComm1.1, whole genome shotgun sequence, the sequence AATACATGTTAACTATTTTAGAGTGCTAACAATAGCACTCACCcaaatatttgatttgttttgacGTCCACAAAAGCTAGTATCTAGTTTAGTAGGTAAAATCAACCAAAAGTTATACAAAATGTTTTGAAATAGTCTCATTTTCACTATCTATAGATAAATTCAAAAAAGATGGTGCTATCTCATAAGATTAATGTTAGAGACAACAAATTTTAAGATGTTAATGATGTGTTAATGTTTTATTTGTTCTTTGTATGATCCTCTTCTGACCTTATTTATCCACAAGAAATAAGAAATTATCAAGTTAACTGGTATATAAAGAGTATGTGTCATTTGTGTCATTGATCTAGAAAAAAAAGATGTGAACATTGCATGATTGCAATAAGAGGGAAGAATATACAAAAAGCAAGAGATCTCACATTCTCCTTCAAACTATATGATAGATTGTGAATAGGTTCAAAATCTTTTACTAGTGGAATAATACTAACagccttttttcttttaaaaaaaaaaaacaaatgatacTATTTACATTAAAAGGGAGTAAGTGATTAATGGAATAGTAATATTtgtgattcaaatttatatttgacgataatcgaacttaagatctgTCATTTACcagtaaagaaaaataccacAAACTAGTGGCAAAATAATACTAACAGCTAACACCTTATTTTGTGGAAATACTGTTCAGTCGATCTCAAAACTTTCTTGAACCAAGTGAAAACAACTTTCACTTAAACCAAATGATCGTTGGTGAATAATTATTGATTTACCAATACGAATCAACCATTTCATCTGCCCCAGAAGGTTTTAACTTTTCTGTAATTATTTTTCAAAgtgatttttaactttttaattgtTCATATTATGCTGCATTTTAAAATTGAACTACTTCATTGACTGTTGTTCTTTGCGAAATTCCCCCGCAAAACTAATGCAAGAAGAAGCATCAAATAAGTAATAGAATATGCCAAAGTGGCTGGAACAAGTTGATTCTCCATCTCTACCTATAAATAATTgatcaaaaaaatttaaaaagtaacacAACCCAAGTGATGACAATAATAATTAgccaaaattatataaaatctcTTCGAGAAAGCgacaaaaattatttaaatactCTGAACACGGTGATGTGATTACGCTTATGGTGCAATAAGCAATACGTTTTTTGTAAGGTGAAACTTAAGTCTTAACACGTTGAGAACAATAGCCGTATTAGAGATTTTTCGATGTATTCAGAATACAAGTATTATGCagcatgttattatataagtgatgaaattttttataatttttatttcaagtaTCTCTCAAATTATATAGTTAAATGTGATATATCGTCTCTTGTTTtgaacacattgaaaaatctcttatcCAAATCTAACTTAAAATTTACTAAACTAAACGTCTAAAACGGTAACCTACAAGTCGATGTCGTACCAAAGTGGCAGTGTTTTTGGTGAGTCCTAGAAGACAAACCTTTGTTTGATTGGAGCTTTCATAAAATTTGGCAGTTGTCGATCAAGGTTTATATGGAGTGACAGTTCTAGAAGGATGCACTGCTATTCTTGGATTATATGTAATGcattatttcttcttcatttgtttgGTAGTTTGTAGAACAACTTGTCGTTGATTGGAATATATTCTGTTTGAGAGTATTAATTTCACATTGAATAAAGTGTTTACaatgtcaattagttttatgtcGAAACGcaactcaactttcttcatcttctccttcttttctcttttggttttttgttttttattgtaTTCCATGTAACATAGTAGATGTGGGCATAGTCATGTTGGTTAGAGCAGATGTGCTCTCTTCTATGCACTCAAGTTTGAATTTCAGTCCTCGcaatgtaaataaatttaaattagaATACACTTGTATACAAAAGACTATATTTCCTAATAACTTATGCTAAGttgtcactcagtactacggtataataatattcctcttcacttgaaagtgagaggtcttaggttcgaatctcgttgATGGTGAATTCGGTGtcaaattaggttgtccattgTGTGATGTAGCTGAACCCTCAtcctcttaatgtaaaaatatcgatatactaaaaaaaatttactaaattatTTTCAATCCACCGAAAAATTTAGAGTAAAAGGTTAGTTTTGACTCTTTATTTAACACCTTCCTACCAATGTACACGGAATAAAAGGAGATGAAGGAGAAAGATACAACATGTCAGATGATCTTTTCCCAACCAAACCCAGCTAATACCACAAAAGAGGCAAAGACTTTGAAACATAATTTAAAGTAGGTAATTCATTaaccaaaatattaattaaacttATTTATTGGGATAAACAAAAATAGTAATACACACTTAAACTAtacaatatatattattatcaaCGACAATAAAAATAGAGCTCAAGATCTTTAAactatattaaaagaaaaattaagttaGTACACTTCGATATGCCAAACGAAGCTGAGAGTCTTTATGGTCTCGGTGTATCACATGTACCAATGCTAAAATTGAATGACGAGTCTAAATTGTCTTCCAACCCACTATTAGAGTTGTAGCAAAGCCCAGAATTGTTATAGAGCCTGagcttcctcctcatcctccaAACCATTTCTCTTCCAAATGGGATTGGACCCATTAGCCAATTGTCATTCAATCTCAATTCACTCACACTTTTCAGCTCCCTAAAACTAGCTGGGATTGAGCCGTTGAAGTTGTTCCCGTCGAGATGAAGCACGCGGAGGCTCGGCAACCGACCTAGTGATGCTGGTAGAGGACCATGCAAATTCATGTTTGACAAAATTAGTGTCATTAGCCCCTTCATACCATCGAACAAGTCACTTGGAATTGGAGTGGGCCCCATTTGGTTTCCCTTGAGGATCAAGGTTTGAAGGGAGATTAAGCTTCTAATCCACATTGGAAGGGGACCCTTGAGTCGATTGTAGCTTAAATCCATCAGCATAAGGCTTTTCAGGCCGCCAACGGAGTCGGGAAGTGGGCCGGCAAGGTGGTTGTGGCCCAAATCCATTTTGATTAGGGCATGACAGGCTCCAATGCTGGATGGGATTGAACCCATTAGAAGATTTTGGTTCAGATCAAGGATGCTCAAAATTGGGAAGGTAAAATTGGGTATTGAACCGGTTAGCCTATTTCCACTGAGGTCTAAAGACCTCAGACCGGTGATCCGGCTCAATGACACTGGAATTGAACCGTTGAGATTGTTTTTGTGGAGGTCAAGGACACTTAAACGGGTGAGATTGCCCAACTCAATAGGAATAGGACCCACATGCTCGTTTTCTCTAAGAACTAATGTCTGAAGTGTGGGACCCAAACGCCCCAAAAACGATGGGATGGGCTGAGGATTGTAGGTAAAACAACGGTAGAAAAATAAGGTCCGGAGGTAAGGAAGTTTAGTGATGGAGGGTGAAATATGAGACCGGGTCGGGTCGCATGTCGGGAATGCGGTGTCATCGGATAGGGCCCCGAAAGAGAGTGAAACGATGTGGTAGACGTTGTCCTTGTCGGGCTTGCACTCAATGCCGTGCCACCGGCCACGGCACACGTCAGGAATTTCAGTGGCCCAATCGTTTCCTGTTGCCCGCATGATGTCATAGACCGCTTCTTGCTCACGGGCATCGGTTTGGGCTCCGTCTTTGTTCATGGAGAACCCGTTTTGTGGTCCGTCCACAAGGTCGGACGGCACACCGGAATCCGACATGATGACGGTGAAAGGCATGGCCCCTAATGtgcaaaaacacaagaaagatagAAATAAGAGTAGGGGTGAGAAGATGGGAGCCATTGTAAGAAGAAGTTTGGACTAAGTTTAGGAGTGGATGAGTATGAGTGGCAGTTGGGAGGTATATATAAAGGTTGAGTgcgttttgggggggggggggggggagaggagTTAATGTTATTTGGGTCGGGTTGGTAAATGAGGTATTTAATGGTTCACGGGAAATGGGAGCTCTACTGATCCAGTGTGACAAAGTGGAAATAAATACATGAAATTTTGTGCATTAATATGCTTCACGGGATTTATaccaaagtttttttattttaatttttttgggttgggGGACACTGAAATTTGTTGCATTAATTGTTATTGAAATGCTTCACTTGTAACCACATGTTCTTGCGGCTTCAGTCTTAGAATTCATAAATATGAATGTCCTAAAGGTAATACACACACTCAGAGCAATGTTGCACAGAAAGAAATGCCATGACCCAGTAAGCTCAATCAgctcctttctcttcttctccaaaattctcaagctctctctctctagcttgtTGCAGAGTTTGAGTGAGAGAAAACAAAAAGCTGGAGAAGACGATTAGACGAAGATATAGGAGGTGATTAAAAAGGAAAAGCGCTTCGAGAACCAAACAAAGACATTGTTTGGTATAGAGGATTGGATTGGAATGATAAGAGACTGTTTAATCAAAGATACgttgaaagaagaaatgaaaaaaatttgaccaACTTAGAGGTAGAAGAATGATTActcatatagaaaacttattcGTTCGAAATCTTTTCCAAAATGGGAGGACAATGAGAGGTTTCTTTCATGT encodes:
- the LOC137749414 gene encoding protein TOO MANY MOUTHS, with translation MAPIFSPLLLFLSFLCFCTLGAMPFTVIMSDSGVPSDLVDGPQNGFSMNKDGAQTDAREQEAVYDIMRATGNDWATEIPDVCRGRWHGIECKPDKDNVYHIVSLSFGALSDDTAFPTCDPTRSHISPSITKLPYLRTLFFYRCFTYNPQPIPSFLGRLGPTLQTLVLRENEHVGPIPIELGNLTRLSVLDLHKNNLNGSIPVSLSRITGLRSLDLSGNRLTGSIPNFTFPILSILDLNQNLLMGSIPSSIGACHALIKMDLGHNHLAGPLPDSVGGLKSLMLMDLSYNRLKGPLPMWIRSLISLQTLILKGNQMGPTPIPSDLFDGMKGLMTLILSNMNLHGPLPASLGRLPSLRVLHLDGNNFNGSIPASFRELKSVSELRLNDNWLMGPIPFGREMVWRMRRKLRLYNNSGLCYNSNSGLEDNLDSSFNFSIGTCDTPRP